From Camelina sativa cultivar DH55 chromosome 20, Cs, whole genome shotgun sequence, the proteins below share one genomic window:
- the LOC104771500 gene encoding uncharacterized protein LOC104771500 — translation MGFFSFLGRVLFASLFILSAWQMFNDFGVDGGPAAKELAPKLNLAKAHLSSRLGVALPKIEVRQVVVTVIALKGAGGLLFVIGNIVGAYLLAFYLVAVSPILYDFYNYGPQERHFSLLLTEFLQSVALFGALLFFIGMKNSAPKRMLKKRTPKPKAA, via the exons ATgggtttcttctctttccttgGAAGAGTTCTCTTCGCTTCTCTCTTCATCCTCTCCGCTTGGCAAAT GTTCAATGACTTTGGAGTTGATGGTGGTCCTGCAGCTAAAGAATTGGCTCCAAAGCTTAATTTGGCTAAGGCACATCTATCTTCTAGATTAGGGGTAGCTCTGCCCAAGATAGAG gtgaGACAAGTCGTTGTCACTGTTATTGCCCTGAAAGGAGCTGGAGGCTTACTCTTTGTTATCGGAAACATCGTTGGTGCTTATCTTCTG GCTTTCTACTTGGTGGCTGTCAGTCCCATCCTGTATGATTTCTACAACTACGGACCTCAGGAACGCCATTTCTCCCTTCTGTTGACTGAGTTCTTGCAG AGTGTTGCACTCTTTGGAGCATTGCTCTTCTTTATTGGAATGAAGAACTCGGCACCGAAGAGGATGTTGAAGAAGAGGACACCTAAGCCGAAAGCTGCTTAG